A DNA window from Cydia pomonella isolate Wapato2018A chromosome 18, ilCydPomo1, whole genome shotgun sequence contains the following coding sequences:
- the LOC133527909 gene encoding atrial natriuretic peptide receptor 3-like, translated as MAPPPSEGELAAPVGVLSRMHRLRNLKTGTKPQTLFNDKGKYPTLTRMSYCQCRLPRVFTSVFDRFGWTHVALLLDKSDLFSLTVGKSLEWGLRKEGVLKAVRELDGNEQERQRELCEALLRDVSMYARVVILSVRGPLVREFLLAAHALGMTRGDWAFLDVEIFQGGYWDETGWAAGDDRDAAARAAYEALLRVSLKLPTGDRFDEFADAVRARAKMHYNYTFSDGEEVCNQKC; from the exons ATGGCGCCA CCACCGTCGGAGGGCGAGCTGGCCGCGCCAGTCGGGGTCCTGAGCCGCATGCATCGTCTGAGGAACTTGAAGACGGGAACCAAG CCTCAAACCCTGTTCAATGACAAGGGCAAATATCCAACCCTTACCCGGATGTCATACTGCCAGTGTCGCCTGCCTCGTGTCTTCACCAGTGTGTTCGACCGCTTCGGCTGGACGCACGTTGCATTGCTGCTCGACAAGTCGGACTTGTTTTCACTGACCGTGG GTAAAAGCCTGGAATGGGGTCTTCGCAAAGAAGGTGTGCTGAAGGCGGTACGAGAACTGGACGGCAACGAGCAGGAGCGCCAGCGGGAGCTCTGTGAAGCCCTGCTGCGAGATGTTAGCATGTATGCGAGAG TGGTGATCCTGAGCGTGCGCGGGCCGCTGGTGCGCGAGTTCTtgctcgccgcgcacgcgctGGGCATGACACGGGGCGACTGGGCTTTTCTCGATGTGGAGATATTTCAG GGTGGCTACTGGGACGAAACGGGCTGGGCAGCGGGAGACGACCGCGACgctgccgcgcgcgccgcctacGAAGCATTACTACGTGTGTCATTGAAGTTACCGACGGGTGATCGTTTCGACGAGTTCGCGGACGCCGTCAGAGCGAGGGCCAAAATGCACTATAACTACACTTTCTCTGACGGCGAGGAGGTATGTAATCAAAAGTGTTGA